The following coding sequences are from one Pelagicoccus sp. SDUM812003 window:
- a CDS encoding methyl-accepting chemotaxis protein, with amino-acid sequence MFKKLKIGSKIMGGFGAVLLLTAIVSLVGLTGIDTIGTIVDTADDGNRLIRYALDARTEEKNFMLRGDKAFHTSFKEIVSKIKLQIDETSAQVDEADRQTLAQAKNTVAEYEREFEEFVELTRRQALLEEAMLSDARAFEEQAETLRADQKGEYETLRDAGAGAAELDDKLWKADAANRLIKYAQDIRVDEKNFMLRQDKAYLDAVESAISEVDALCVELSAKFDDQRNKRLVDSVRRSAANYDKGFDDWVALSERKAVLQEDMVASAREFNQQAELFRADQKSEMLAGMANSSRVMVGGGLLALAVGAVLAFFLTRGITGPLRKAVGLADSIAIGDLSAQLDIDQADEVGQLAGSLNKMVLNLRSTADIAETIAMGDLSKDAKLLSDKDSLGQALAAMLKNLRRTADIADQISKGDLTVKAKPQSEKDVLGNALQNMVKNLRSIVSEATLASSNVASSSEEMSASAQQLSQGAAEQAASCEETTSSMEQMSAGIQQNADNASQTDKIASKAAEDAQRSGESVSKTVAAMREISDKISIIGEIARKTDLLALNAAVEAARAGEHGKGFAVVASEVRKLAERSQTAAAEIGKITCDGVGTAEQAGEMIKLLVPDIRRTAELVQEINAASSEQSAGAAQVNKAIQQLDQVTQQNSSASEEMASTAEELSTQAQQLQAAISFFKVDSAADSLPSRSGSKAGRSARAASSSKGPRPEPASNRTVDGDRREGATLSLDEKGSDLDRDFQPYN; translated from the coding sequence ATGTTCAAGAAACTAAAAATTGGCTCTAAAATCATGGGCGGCTTCGGCGCTGTCCTTCTCCTCACCGCCATCGTAAGTCTGGTCGGTCTCACTGGTATCGACACTATCGGTACGATCGTCGACACCGCCGACGACGGAAACCGCCTTATCCGCTACGCGCTCGACGCCCGTACCGAAGAAAAGAACTTCATGCTTCGCGGCGACAAGGCCTTCCACACCTCCTTCAAGGAAATCGTATCCAAAATCAAACTTCAGATCGACGAGACCAGCGCGCAAGTGGACGAGGCGGATCGTCAAACCCTGGCCCAGGCCAAAAACACCGTCGCCGAATACGAGCGCGAGTTCGAGGAGTTCGTGGAGCTTACCCGGCGTCAAGCCCTGCTGGAGGAAGCCATGCTCAGCGACGCCCGGGCCTTCGAGGAACAGGCTGAAACCCTGCGAGCCGACCAGAAGGGAGAATACGAAACCTTGCGCGACGCGGGCGCCGGCGCGGCCGAGCTCGATGACAAACTATGGAAGGCGGACGCCGCCAACCGCCTGATCAAATACGCTCAAGACATTCGCGTCGACGAGAAGAATTTCATGCTTCGCCAAGACAAAGCCTACCTCGATGCCGTTGAAAGCGCCATTTCCGAGGTCGACGCCTTGTGCGTGGAGCTCTCCGCCAAGTTCGACGATCAGCGCAACAAGCGCCTCGTCGATTCAGTACGTCGATCGGCTGCCAACTACGACAAGGGCTTCGACGACTGGGTCGCCCTCTCCGAGCGCAAAGCGGTGCTGCAGGAAGACATGGTCGCCAGCGCCAGAGAGTTCAACCAGCAGGCGGAACTGTTCCGTGCCGACCAGAAGTCGGAAATGCTGGCCGGCATGGCCAACTCGAGTCGGGTGATGGTCGGCGGCGGCCTTCTCGCCCTCGCCGTTGGAGCCGTTCTCGCGTTCTTTCTTACCCGCGGCATCACCGGTCCTCTTCGCAAGGCGGTAGGACTGGCCGACTCCATCGCCATCGGCGACCTCAGCGCTCAGCTCGACATCGATCAAGCCGACGAAGTGGGGCAATTGGCGGGCTCGCTCAATAAGATGGTGCTCAACCTGCGCTCCACCGCGGACATCGCGGAAACCATCGCCATGGGCGATCTCTCCAAGGACGCGAAGCTCCTATCCGACAAGGACTCCCTGGGCCAGGCCCTGGCCGCCATGCTGAAGAACCTTCGCCGCACCGCCGATATCGCAGACCAGATTTCCAAGGGAGATCTCACCGTCAAAGCGAAGCCGCAATCGGAAAAGGACGTGCTCGGAAACGCCTTGCAGAACATGGTCAAAAACCTTCGCTCCATCGTTTCCGAAGCCACCCTGGCTTCGAGCAACGTCGCCTCCAGCAGCGAGGAAATGAGCGCCTCCGCTCAGCAGCTTTCCCAAGGAGCCGCCGAACAGGCCGCGTCCTGCGAGGAAACGACTTCGTCCATGGAGCAGATGTCGGCCGGCATCCAGCAAAACGCCGACAACGCCAGCCAGACCGACAAGATCGCTTCGAAAGCCGCCGAAGACGCTCAACGTAGCGGCGAGTCCGTTTCCAAGACCGTGGCCGCCATGCGCGAGATCTCCGACAAGATCAGCATCATCGGGGAAATCGCCCGCAAGACGGACTTGCTCGCTCTCAACGCCGCCGTCGAAGCGGCTCGGGCCGGCGAGCACGGAAAAGGTTTCGCCGTCGTTGCCAGCGAAGTACGCAAGCTTGCCGAACGCAGCCAAACCGCCGCCGCGGAAATCGGCAAGATCACTTGCGACGGCGTCGGTACCGCCGAGCAAGCGGGAGAAATGATCAAGCTGCTGGTGCCGGACATTCGCCGCACCGCCGAATTGGTCCAGGAAATCAATGCTGCCAGCTCGGAGCAGAGCGCCGGCGCTGCCCAGGTCAACAAGGCGATTCAACAACTCGATCAAGTCACCCAGCAGAACTCCTCGGCCTCCGAGGAAATGGCCTCCACCGCCGAAGAACTCTCGACTCAAGCTCAGCAACTGCAAGCCGCCATCAGCTTCTTCAAAGTGGACAGCGCCGCCGACTCCCTGCCCTCGCGCTCCGGAAGCAAGGCGGGGCGTTCCGCACGAGCGGCCAGTTCTTCGAAAGGCCCTCGTCCCGAACCCGCTTCCAACCGGACGGTTGATGGCGATCGTAGAGAAGGCGCCACCCTCTCACTCGACGAGAAGGGAAGCGACCTCGACCGCGACTTCCAACCCTACAACTAG
- a CDS encoding CheR family methyltransferase, which yields MNAIDVSPKQPRLTEESFRRFAAFITDELGIKMPPAKIQMLQGRLQRRMKALGVSSVEDYQELLFGPNGETTERAHFFDSVTTNKTDFFREPCHFDFLTQSALPALDRAPQELWRFNLWCAGCSTGEEAYTLAMTLDQFGLRRGQFDFSIRGTDISTRVLQAAQRAIYSEDIIVPISQRLRERYLLRSKDPSTRLVRVAPTLRHRVTFSRLNFMDTKYPIEETYDVIFFRNVMIYFDKPTQEAVVNKLCRHLAPGGFLFVGHSESLTGLQVPLRLVDSAVYRKPMN from the coding sequence ATGAATGCAATCGACGTCTCACCCAAACAGCCACGTCTCACGGAAGAAAGCTTTCGTAGATTCGCCGCTTTCATCACCGACGAACTCGGCATCAAGATGCCGCCTGCGAAGATCCAGATGCTGCAGGGCCGCCTGCAGCGCCGCATGAAAGCCCTGGGCGTATCATCCGTCGAGGATTATCAAGAACTGCTGTTCGGCCCCAACGGGGAGACCACCGAGCGCGCTCACTTCTTCGACTCCGTCACCACCAACAAGACCGACTTCTTCCGCGAGCCCTGCCACTTCGATTTTCTCACCCAATCCGCCCTGCCGGCATTGGACCGGGCGCCCCAAGAGCTATGGCGCTTCAATCTCTGGTGCGCGGGCTGCTCCACCGGCGAGGAAGCCTATACCCTAGCCATGACTCTCGATCAGTTCGGCCTGCGCCGTGGGCAGTTCGATTTCTCCATCCGAGGAACCGACATTTCCACGAGGGTGCTGCAGGCCGCCCAACGCGCCATCTATAGCGAGGACATCATCGTTCCGATTTCCCAACGCCTTCGCGAACGCTACCTGCTGCGCAGCAAGGATCCGTCGACTAGGCTGGTCCGTGTCGCGCCCACGCTGCGTCATCGCGTCACCTTCAGCCGTCTCAACTTCATGGATACAAAGTATCCAATCGAAGAAACTTACGACGTGATCTTCTTTCGCAACGTCATGATCTATTTCGACAAGCCGACCCAAGAGGCGGTGGTCAACAAGCTCTGTCGCCACCTCGCCCCAGGAGGCTTTCTCTTCGTCGGTCACTCCGAATCCTTAACCGGTCTACAGGTCCCGCTTCGCCTCGTGGATTCCGCCGTCTACCGCAAACCCATGAACTGA
- a CDS encoding chemotaxis response regulator protein-glutamate methylesterase — MPPFRRPSFPPKHAGKIRVLVVDDSASVRQTMSALLESDDRIEVMGTASDPYVAVERIKREVPDVITLDVEMPRMDGLTFLDRIMAQHPIPVVICSSLTAEGSQTALAALEKGAVEIIAKPKVGTKKFLEESAIRICDAVRSAAGAAYRAPVRAKAPSVQPKLTADAVIPPSNSRPMIETTDKIVAIGASTGGTEALRSLLQAMPVRCPGIVIVQHMPEKFTASFAQRLDQTCQITVKEAADGDSVIPGQALIAPGNRHLLLKRSGARYYVEIKDGPLVSRHRPSVDVLFRSTARHAGSNAIGVILTGMGDDGANGMLEMKQAGAFNIAQDEASCVVFGMPKEAIERGAVHKICPLEDIARALLEKSGIRTAQSAR, encoded by the coding sequence ATGCCGCCCTTTCGACGTCCCTCCTTCCCCCCCAAGCATGCCGGAAAGATCCGCGTGCTGGTGGTCGACGATTCCGCTTCCGTCCGCCAGACCATGTCCGCCCTCCTGGAATCCGACGACCGTATCGAAGTTATGGGCACGGCCTCCGATCCCTACGTGGCGGTGGAGCGAATCAAGCGCGAGGTGCCCGACGTCATCACTCTCGACGTGGAAATGCCGCGCATGGACGGCCTGACCTTTCTCGACCGCATCATGGCTCAACACCCCATCCCGGTCGTCATTTGCTCGAGCCTCACCGCCGAGGGGTCCCAGACCGCCTTAGCCGCCCTCGAAAAAGGAGCCGTGGAAATCATCGCCAAACCCAAAGTTGGCACCAAGAAGTTCCTCGAAGAGTCCGCCATCCGCATCTGCGACGCGGTCCGCTCCGCAGCCGGAGCCGCCTACCGGGCTCCGGTCCGAGCCAAAGCGCCCAGCGTTCAGCCCAAGCTCACCGCGGACGCCGTCATTCCGCCTTCCAATTCCCGGCCTATGATCGAGACCACCGACAAGATCGTCGCGATCGGGGCCTCCACCGGCGGCACCGAAGCTCTGCGATCGTTGCTGCAAGCCATGCCGGTTCGTTGCCCAGGCATAGTCATCGTGCAGCACATGCCGGAAAAATTCACCGCCAGCTTCGCCCAACGCCTCGATCAGACCTGCCAAATCACGGTCAAAGAAGCCGCCGATGGGGATTCCGTCATCCCTGGACAAGCTCTCATCGCCCCGGGCAACCGACACCTCCTGCTCAAGCGAAGCGGAGCCCGCTACTACGTCGAAATCAAAGACGGGCCGCTGGTCAGCCGTCACCGGCCCTCCGTCGACGTGCTCTTTCGCTCCACCGCTCGCCATGCCGGATCGAACGCCATCGGCGTCATCCTCACCGGCATGGGCGACGACGGAGCGAACGGCATGCTGGAGATGAAACAGGCCGGCGCCTTCAACATCGCTCAGGACGAAGCAAGCTGCGTCGTTTTCGGCATGCCTAAAGAAGCCATCGAACGGGGAGCGGTTCACAAGATCTGCCCTCTCGAGGACATCGCTCGCGCCCTGCTCGAGAAGAGCGGCATTCGCACGGCGCAGTCCGCCCGCTAG
- a CDS encoding HAD hydrolase family protein, which translates to MPSNPAHHAPLDWASIKVFAMDVDGILTDGAIYVSSDGSEAKRFSIVDGLGLARLRQAGIILAWISGRMSDATTVRAKELKIPHLVQGKLDKLTGLKDLLEELQLEPHQAVYMGDDVIDVDAIRYAGIGVTVPEAQQEALAAADYITSRPGGHGAVREVCNHIYHAMNR; encoded by the coding sequence ATGCCTAGCAATCCCGCGCACCATGCCCCCCTCGACTGGGCCTCCATCAAAGTCTTCGCCATGGATGTCGACGGGATCCTCACCGACGGAGCCATCTACGTTTCCTCAGACGGCAGCGAAGCCAAGCGCTTTTCCATCGTCGACGGCCTCGGTCTCGCTCGCCTGCGCCAAGCAGGCATTATCCTCGCCTGGATATCCGGACGCATGTCGGACGCCACCACCGTGCGAGCCAAGGAGCTGAAGATCCCTCACCTGGTGCAAGGCAAGCTCGACAAGCTCACCGGCCTCAAAGATTTGCTAGAAGAATTGCAACTTGAGCCCCATCAGGCGGTATACATGGGGGACGACGTCATCGACGTGGACGCCATCCGCTACGCGGGCATCGGCGTCACCGTGCCGGAAGCTCAGCAGGAAGCGCTCGCCGCAGCCGACTACATCACCAGCAGGCCGGGCGGACACGGAGCGGTGCGCGAAGTCTGCAACCATATCTACCACGCCATGAACCGATAA
- a CDS encoding LptA/OstA family protein: MTARPLTALLLLACIVCPLQAQTLSTPQKPAKPKVQTEIESVRLRVQNDGEKAYFHFSESVILTATNMLLECDSLEVFAIREAEKAENIGKFGAIQEIIASGNVRIVQEERTATCDKAIVQPNQERIVLTGAPATVQQTGGTITSDEIVLNRADGRITFDGTKNRKIRLLGPAIGDLGFEQKNPVPTPQTQNGVEPGQTDGTTVDEEETPSQQSEGDASAADTAEAE, encoded by the coding sequence ATGACCGCACGACCCCTCACCGCCCTTCTCCTGCTGGCCTGCATCGTCTGTCCCTTGCAGGCTCAGACGCTCTCCACGCCGCAAAAGCCGGCCAAGCCCAAGGTGCAGACCGAGATCGAGTCGGTCCGCCTTCGCGTGCAGAACGACGGCGAAAAGGCCTACTTCCACTTCAGCGAGTCGGTGATCCTCACCGCCACCAACATGCTGCTGGAATGCGACAGCCTCGAAGTCTTCGCCATCCGAGAGGCGGAAAAAGCCGAAAACATCGGCAAGTTCGGAGCCATCCAAGAAATCATCGCCTCCGGCAACGTGCGCATCGTGCAGGAGGAGCGCACCGCCACTTGCGACAAGGCAATCGTGCAGCCCAACCAGGAGCGCATCGTGCTCACGGGAGCTCCCGCCACCGTGCAGCAAACTGGCGGCACCATCACCAGCGACGAGATCGTGCTCAACCGCGCCGATGGCCGCATCACCTTCGACGGCACCAAGAACCGCAAGATCCGACTGCTCGGTCCGGCTATCGGCGACTTGGGCTTCGAACAAAAAAATCCCGTTCCCACCCCGCAAACGCAAAACGGTGTTGAGCCGGGCCAGACAGACGGCACAACTGTCGATGAGGAAGAAACGCCAAGCCAGCAAAGCGAAGGCGACGCCTCCGCAGCCGATACCGCCGAAGCCGAATAA
- the lptB gene encoding LPS export ABC transporter ATP-binding protein, with the protein MSENASSTAETPAQDAASPAQEKRIEARGLFKTYGSKSVVKGIDLEVRTGEVVGLLGPNGAGKTTTFYMIAGLVEATKGHVLLNGRDIAFLKIHRRARLGIGYLAQEPSVFKKLTVWQNVQAVAETIPFSRKERKEVIERQLNDLGLLSLSKQKAYTLSGGERRRLEIARCLVTRPDFLLMDEPFAGVDPINVAEVQRIVLGLKDRGIGILITDHNVRDTLSITDRAYIVNKGEILASGDRHFLVNDPQSRKIYLGENFNM; encoded by the coding sequence ATGTCCGAAAACGCCTCCTCGACAGCCGAAACTCCCGCCCAAGACGCCGCCAGTCCCGCTCAGGAAAAACGCATCGAAGCCCGCGGTCTGTTCAAGACCTACGGCAGCAAGTCCGTGGTCAAGGGCATCGATCTGGAAGTCCGCACTGGCGAAGTGGTGGGACTGCTCGGCCCGAACGGCGCCGGCAAGACCACGACCTTCTATATGATAGCAGGTCTGGTCGAAGCGACCAAAGGCCACGTGCTTCTCAACGGGCGCGACATCGCATTCCTCAAGATTCACCGTCGGGCCCGCCTGGGCATCGGCTACTTGGCCCAGGAACCGAGCGTTTTCAAAAAACTCACCGTCTGGCAAAACGTGCAGGCGGTGGCGGAAACCATCCCCTTCTCGCGCAAGGAGCGCAAGGAGGTCATCGAGCGACAGCTCAACGATCTCGGTCTGCTTTCGCTGTCCAAGCAAAAAGCCTACACCCTCAGCGGCGGCGAACGCCGTCGCCTGGAAATCGCTCGCTGCCTGGTGACCCGTCCAGACTTCCTCCTCATGGACGAGCCGTTCGCCGGCGTGGATCCCATCAACGTGGCGGAGGTTCAACGCATCGTGCTCGGGCTGAAGGATCGCGGCATCGGCATTCTGATCACCGACCACAACGTGCGGGACACCCTTTCCATCACCGATCGGGCCTACATCGTGAACAAGGGCGAGATCCTAGCCAGCGGCGACCGACATTTCCTCGTCAACGACCCGCAGAGCCGCAAGATCTACCTCGGCGAAAACTTCAACATGTAG
- the hprK gene encoding HPr(Ser) kinase/phosphatase has translation MPLQKPIKRIDGISVKKFVDNHKDLLKLEVVAGERGLRRIIKEGSVNRPSLALTGFYKYFANKRLQIIGAAEMTYLRSLDPEVQKERINGLISKGIPCLIIARNYNPLPSMRELAEKRSLPILRTSMITMNFINAATLAIDEEFAPSTTEHGTMMDIKGIGTMIRGSSGVGKSECALALIERGHSIVADDMTRIKLVDERELVASAMELNRGHMECRGIGIINVGEMFGVRSVRLDKRVDLVVSLIEAGPSSEEDRTGLEQNYYSILGIDVPHIELYVRPGRDIARLVEVAAMVQALKKLGHDPAKEFNDRLIAFMAEQR, from the coding sequence ATGCCCCTGCAAAAGCCCATCAAACGCATCGACGGAATCTCGGTTAAGAAGTTCGTCGACAACCACAAGGACCTGCTGAAACTGGAGGTCGTCGCCGGCGAGCGCGGGCTGCGACGCATTATCAAGGAGGGTAGCGTGAACCGCCCTTCCCTCGCACTGACCGGTTTCTACAAGTATTTCGCCAACAAGCGCCTGCAGATCATCGGGGCCGCCGAAATGACCTACCTGCGCAGCCTCGATCCGGAGGTGCAGAAGGAACGCATCAACGGCCTCATCAGCAAGGGCATCCCCTGCCTGATCATCGCTCGCAACTACAATCCGCTGCCCTCCATGCGCGAGCTGGCGGAAAAGCGCAGCCTGCCGATCCTGCGCACCTCGATGATCACCATGAATTTCATCAACGCCGCCACCTTGGCCATCGACGAGGAGTTCGCCCCGTCGACCACCGAGCACGGCACCATGATGGACATCAAAGGCATCGGCACCATGATCCGCGGCTCCAGCGGGGTGGGAAAAAGCGAATGCGCCCTAGCCCTCATCGAGCGCGGCCACTCCATCGTGGCTGACGACATGACCCGCATCAAGCTGGTGGACGAGCGCGAGCTGGTGGCCTCCGCCATGGAATTGAACCGCGGACACATGGAATGTCGCGGCATCGGCATCATCAACGTGGGCGAAATGTTCGGCGTGCGCTCCGTGCGGCTGGATAAGCGGGTGGATCTCGTGGTCTCGCTCATCGAAGCCGGACCCTCTTCCGAAGAGGACCGCACCGGTCTGGAACAAAACTACTACAGCATCCTCGGCATCGACGTGCCGCACATCGAACTCTACGTGCGTCCCGGCCGAGACATCGCTCGGCTGGTGGAAGTGGCCGCCATGGTGCAAGCCCTTAAGAAGCTCGGACACGACCCAGCCAAGGAATTCAACGATCGCCTCATCGCCTTCATGGCAGAGCAACGCTAG
- the dnaA gene encoding chromosomal replication initiator protein DnaA, with amino-acid sequence MPQLTEQSLLWNRVKDELCQALPSDIFQSWFSDLECLSAEGESVVLGVQNAFTAYWISDNYLDIIAKSFQSFLGHPVSVSIQNVDTPAKEEPEPATTVEETPRARVEQSSSRGQSRRSSKNSGDANLNPRNTFENFVVGSNSQLAHAASIAVAHAPARAYNPLFLYGETGLGKTHLMHAVGHHILQNRPDARVVYLSSEKFTNEFISAIQENTLTKFRQRYRNVDVLLIDDVQFLSGKERIQEEFFHTFNDLFESQKQIFLSSDRPANEIAKLESRLVSRFQWGLVTDIQAPDFETRVAILRKKALQHNYDISDEVLHFIAKHIAKNIRRLEGALIKVCSYSSLTNKTLDIATCEHLLSDVLMEAAKQQLNIDTIQKKVAEYFELRHSDMLSRRRPAHIAVPRQIAMYLSRELTKHSLQEIGEAFGGRDHGTVIHACKQVDNLVDQDDSVRHSVEYLKTQLSK; translated from the coding sequence ATGCCACAGCTCACCGAGCAATCCCTTCTCTGGAACAGAGTAAAAGACGAACTCTGCCAAGCCTTGCCTAGCGACATCTTCCAAAGCTGGTTTTCCGATCTGGAATGCCTGAGCGCGGAAGGCGAATCAGTGGTGCTGGGGGTGCAGAACGCCTTCACCGCGTATTGGATCAGCGATAACTATTTGGATATCATCGCGAAATCGTTCCAAAGCTTTCTGGGTCATCCCGTTTCCGTTTCCATTCAGAACGTCGACACGCCTGCCAAGGAAGAGCCGGAACCCGCCACGACCGTCGAAGAGACTCCACGGGCTCGCGTCGAGCAGTCTTCCAGCCGCGGGCAGAGCCGCCGTTCCTCCAAGAATTCGGGCGACGCCAATCTCAACCCGCGCAACACCTTCGAGAACTTCGTGGTCGGCTCGAACTCCCAGTTGGCCCACGCCGCCTCCATCGCGGTGGCCCACGCTCCAGCTCGGGCTTACAATCCTCTTTTCCTCTACGGCGAAACCGGACTGGGCAAGACTCACCTGATGCACGCGGTCGGCCACCATATCCTGCAAAACCGTCCGGACGCCCGCGTGGTGTATCTCTCCTCGGAAAAGTTCACCAACGAGTTCATCTCCGCCATCCAGGAGAACACGCTGACCAAGTTCCGCCAGCGCTACCGCAATGTGGACGTGCTGCTGATCGACGACGTGCAGTTCCTCTCCGGCAAGGAGCGCATCCAGGAAGAGTTCTTCCACACCTTCAACGACCTCTTCGAGTCTCAGAAGCAGATTTTCCTCTCCAGCGACCGACCGGCCAACGAGATCGCCAAGCTGGAAAGCCGCCTGGTCTCCCGTTTCCAGTGGGGACTGGTGACCGACATCCAAGCCCCCGACTTCGAGACGCGCGTGGCCATCCTGCGCAAGAAGGCCCTGCAGCACAACTACGACATCAGCGACGAAGTGCTGCACTTCATCGCCAAGCACATCGCCAAGAACATTCGTCGCCTGGAAGGCGCCCTGATCAAGGTGTGCAGCTACTCCTCTCTGACCAACAAGACCCTGGACATCGCCACCTGCGAGCACCTGCTCAGCGACGTGCTGATGGAAGCGGCAAAGCAGCAGCTGAACATCGACACCATCCAGAAGAAGGTGGCGGAATACTTCGAGCTGCGCCACTCCGACATGCTTTCCCGTCGCCGCCCGGCTCACATCGCGGTGCCGCGCCAGATCGCCATGTACCTCAGCCGCGAGCTCACCAAGCACTCCCTGCAGGAAATCGGCGAAGCCTTCGGCGGTCGCGACCACGGCACGGTGATCCACGCTTGCAAGCAGGTCGACAACCTGGTCGATCAGGACGACTCGGTACGCCACAGCGTGGAGTACCTGAAGACCCAGCTTTCCAAGTAG
- a CDS encoding methyl-accepting chemotaxis protein — MKLITKLVLFVSVSAALATVLSLFVQKRVINDVQVNRTREAMRSTLIQAETVRENGTKLLEANAFDFEALINELDEVESYRDATIYKTIPVVAAWESIDKISKEYGYDFRIAKREARNEENNPTPAEEKILKALESGELKEYFLDDKANDQLVYARPIVLSGDCLKCHGDPAHSPTGDGKDILGFDMEGWKEGEMHGAFILKADKKELRAAATTALGEGIGGSLLLIVPVVGLLVFVIYLVTKRTVVGPMVANFRAIAKASDDSDALSRDFSKSGRALADGVHQQVSSIEETSATLEQLSGMTEGNAEKTTNALSNVRRASEKVKEGAQAAGEMETSIEAIHASSQSISGIIKTIDEIAFQTNILALNAAVEAARAGAAGSGFAVVADEVRSLAQKSAKAARESAEQISDSISKSEAGVASVSAFVSRLRSIDEEMEHLKNTIDEINDATAQQNEGIQQISEAMQRIDGVAQRAATSSQDLASSSGLLNEQAEATRVLVTRLEAMIYGRAANGGPSSLPIGRRGGLGSETPVDRKPEGKEGRFASAEPLVRWD; from the coding sequence ATGAAGCTTATCACCAAACTCGTACTGTTTGTCTCAGTCAGCGCAGCGCTGGCTACCGTTTTATCCCTCTTTGTGCAAAAGCGGGTCATCAACGACGTGCAGGTCAACCGCACCCGGGAAGCGATGCGTTCGACCTTGATCCAGGCGGAGACCGTTCGGGAAAACGGTACGAAGCTGCTCGAGGCCAACGCGTTCGATTTCGAGGCGTTGATCAATGAGTTGGACGAGGTTGAGAGCTACCGAGACGCTACGATCTACAAGACGATTCCGGTGGTTGCGGCGTGGGAATCGATCGACAAGATCTCAAAGGAGTACGGCTACGACTTTCGCATCGCCAAGAGGGAGGCCCGCAACGAGGAGAACAATCCGACCCCGGCTGAGGAGAAGATTCTAAAGGCGCTCGAGTCGGGCGAACTGAAGGAGTATTTTCTCGACGACAAAGCGAACGACCAGCTGGTCTACGCCCGCCCGATCGTGCTCTCCGGCGACTGCCTGAAGTGTCACGGCGATCCGGCCCACAGCCCTACCGGCGACGGCAAGGATATCCTGGGATTTGACATGGAAGGCTGGAAGGAAGGGGAAATGCACGGCGCTTTCATCTTGAAGGCCGACAAAAAGGAGCTTCGAGCCGCGGCCACCACGGCGCTGGGAGAGGGAATAGGCGGCAGTCTGCTGCTCATCGTACCGGTGGTGGGCTTGCTGGTGTTCGTGATCTATTTGGTCACCAAGCGCACGGTGGTCGGTCCGATGGTGGCCAACTTTAGGGCGATCGCCAAAGCGAGCGATGACAGCGACGCCTTGTCGCGGGACTTTTCCAAAAGCGGCCGGGCCTTGGCGGACGGCGTGCACCAGCAGGTGTCTTCGATCGAGGAAACGAGCGCCACGCTGGAGCAGCTTTCCGGGATGACGGAAGGAAATGCTGAAAAGACGACCAACGCGCTGAGCAACGTGCGGCGGGCCAGCGAGAAGGTGAAGGAGGGAGCGCAGGCGGCGGGGGAAATGGAGACCTCTATCGAGGCGATCCATGCGTCCAGCCAGAGCATCTCCGGCATCATCAAGACGATCGACGAGATCGCGTTTCAAACGAACATCCTCGCCTTGAACGCCGCGGTGGAAGCGGCCCGGGCGGGAGCGGCGGGCTCCGGTTTCGCAGTGGTGGCCGACGAGGTGCGTTCGCTGGCCCAGAAGAGCGCCAAAGCGGCGCGAGAGTCAGCCGAGCAGATCTCCGATTCGATTTCCAAGAGCGAAGCTGGCGTCGCCTCGGTGAGCGCTTTCGTGTCGCGACTGCGCTCGATCGACGAAGAGATGGAGCATCTCAAAAACACCATTGATGAAATCAACGACGCCACCGCTCAGCAGAACGAAGGCATCCAGCAGATCAGCGAGGCCATGCAGCGGATCGACGGAGTGGCTCAGCGGGCGGCGACAAGCTCTCAGGATCTGGCGAGCTCGTCCGGATTGCTAAACGAGCAAGCGGAGGCTACCCGGGTGCTGGTGACACGGTTGGAGGCCATGATCTATGGGAGAGCTGCCAACGGCGGGCCTAGCAGTCTTCCGATCGGTAGACGCGGTGGCTTGGGCAGCGAAACGCCAGTAGATCGCAAACCCGAGGGCAAGGAAGGGCGTTTCGCCTCCGCCGAACCGTTGGTTCGCTGGGACTGA